TTCTAtcaaaaaaatgtagaacagtttattttttaacaattcatttaatcgtattgactttttttttcaaccctgATATGGCGAGTTTCAAAGACCCCTCGTAGAGTCGTAGCACAGTCGTCTTGGACTGCTGTTAGATGTTCAAAATGAGTACTAATCAGGGTCAGCCAGTGGTGTAGTCCTGAATCAAAAAGCACCGGAACGACAACAAGATAAAGATTAAACAAACATGAGACACATTCCCATTGTATGTGTTCATCGAGCTtgaacatttaataggtaatgcatgcatctcgcatgcgacttttataggctactcccccagtcagtgctgccagattagcagttttccagccaaatgtgtcttgttttgaaagcttgcAGGTAAATACTGTTTTTGgtggtttagttatttttatcgtgcatgttctttttctattcctttcgattgTGAGGTCATCACCAGCGCTTCAATCACCACAacgtcctgtatagtatatcacgccCTCCCgctgtcttttttttctggagcacagcatccaataaaattatgaatcacacaaacgctgttattttttattcgtcaccaatttcagaaaaaaaaattaaagaatgtATCCGCTGACAGTTCTGGGCAATTAAATGttacatgccccccccccccccccccccccccccccaggaccatttgatctcatcagatttaaaaaaaaaaaaaaaaaaaaaaaaccagcggttctggtactgtaaattgtgagaaaataaaccaagcaaagcagataaataaatacatagtttataacattacccttttttttttttttttttttttgtgtagcacttatttatgcttttgtaatatatacattCAATCTTGAATGTAAGTGCGGTATTtggctgctttaaaaaacacaatatggcaacgtcttcatcagcatttttacaaaaaaagcatTGTTAGCCCTATTAAattgtagtactgtagtttgtagcAGAAGTTCATGTACCATCAGTAGTGGCACGCAGGGAATCTGGTTCCTAATGCATATGGCATGGTACAGAAATGCTATTTTGATTTCCACACGGAAAAGAGATTGCTTCGCCGGTGCGCATGCATCGAAATTATTCTTAAATTAACTCTTAAATCAAGATTCCACTGTGGTCAGCCTTGTAATCTGaatcaaaatgtaaaacatgCTGCCAACAGTGCGAATGTGCATTTTGAAGTGACACTTTCTGTTTGTTCTCGATCACGTCACAGACGCATTCTCCAATCGGCTTTCCAGGAACCGCCTGCTCATTATTTCAAACATTGCACTGTGGCTCGCGGAGACAGTTAACACAGTTGCAGGGGAAACATGTTTTAAACTAAGGGAAAAAAATCGACGGATTAAAAAGATAAGCGTttgtttatataattatataagaaTGAGTTTTCCGGAATCTCGCATCGTTACACCGGGTCCATACAGGGCTACTAAATTGGTAAGAAGGTTTTGCGTGCATGTTAATTAGGTGATGTGGTtttgttggtgtgtttttttgtattactttgtttTCTCTCAGcccttttgtgttttattgtttatttttgaaaaaccaTGGGCCCAGCATTGCTTTGGGAAATCATTTTCTCTCTCGGTTCGTTTGAATTCAATCTTATCTACGACAAGGGAGTCATTTAACTCTACCCTTTCTTCTTCCTGTGTAAAACGAGATAAGCCACCGTACCGGAATTTGCGATATAAACGTCTTGGGTGGTATAGAATTTAAAATGCCCCTTCCACAGATTAGTTTAATGTTTTGATTGAGTGAGTTCACTATTCACTTGGCTTCAGCAAAAATGCAGCCTTCTAATGTGTGATTTAAATGCATGTAGATTAGGTTTAGTCAAACAGAAGTTAGTGGAAGCACGAATGCATATATTTCAACCAATGTGCAGTGCTGCGGTGAGGTAATTGATTTGTAACTaatctgcttttgttttattttgtttgaaagcACTGGCTAAACGACACTAACAAAACACTATACAAGCATTCACGTGTAAATAGTAACGGAGGAGGGATAGTGTGTAGTTGCTGTATTTATTCTCTGGAGTTTCTGAAAGCAATTGGAAACACGGCAATGTCTTATCAATGTAGAAtgtgaaatacagtactactgtacATCTCATTTATCTGTTGAAGATTGCATGACTAAAAATCTAATCATtgtaaacatgaaaaaatatattctgTATTGACCCTGAATAATGCATAACACTAAGTGTCCCAACATTTGTCTTTTCTACGATAATGACAATTATACGAGCTCATTTCTGTtgtggaaaataaatattcatgcaGCATATATTTGGCAGTTCTTTAGATTCAGTTAAATGCACATTCAAGGCTATTTCCTAAGTCTACATAGTGTTAATGTGTTAAGAACAACTAGACAAAGGGAGAAATCAAATGCACAATTTAATTAATGGACACATTTTAAACCTTTGGGAATTTGTGTATTAAGGTGTTTTTGCTGTTCTATCTAACtccaaaacttttatttttattttgcagtggaATGAAGTTACAAAACTGTTCAGGGCTGGGAtgccattaaaaaaacacagacagcactTCCGAGTTTATGGCAGCTGTTTTACTGCAGTGTCTGCTGTGGACTGGTTACATGAACTTCTGAAAAACAACAGTAATTTTGGTCCAGAAGTTACCAGACAACAAACAGTGCAGCTGCTGAGAAAGTTCCTGAAGAACCACGTGATTGAAGATGTGAAGGGGAGGTGGGGCTCAGAAACCCTGGAGGATAATAGTCAGCTCTATCGGTACCTACATATTATTATACTTCCGTTTCTCAAAGACTTTCATCATTGCAGAAAAGTTAGAACCAGGGGCACATTTCATTAAATAAgaataatgttacaaaacaggaagggaaataagactcccatgaATAAGCCATTCCAGGCATTCTCACCCCCTGCAGGGGATGAAATCATTGGTTGGGAGACGTAGTGAAGGTGATCATATATCTCACTTTACAGTTGTCCATATATCTGGACCGGTTATCCAACTGTGGTGACATTTGTAATTCACATTACCATAAGTTATTATATCAGACATGATATAATATTTATACATGATAATTTTATACTTTACCGTGATActagcagtgtggcgtagtggttagggctctggactcttgaccggagggttgtgggttcaatccctggttggggacattgctgctgtacccttgagcaaggtactttacctaaattgctccagtaaaaacccaactgtataaatgggtaattgtatgtaaaaataatgtgatatcttgtaacaattgtaagtctccctggataagggcgtctgctaagaaattaataataataataactcctcaTTTGCCTACATGATGTACTAATCTGTACATGTTGTTTATATACaccatggtcatcaactttttcagCATGTTTTATTGGGATCAGATAGTGGTCCAGTAATTGAATGCTGCTTTATAAACTAGATTTAGTATTTCTATAGTTGGTACACAGTTGTCTTAGGGTAAAGTTCCATTACAGTAGATGTCCAAAAAAATAACTGTTTCTCAATTACTTTAACAGAGACCACAAACAATCCCTTTTaaatgtcttgttttgttttgttttttcccctcaGATGGGTATTCCAAGAAATGTCTTACAACTACTTTAATAAGTGCAAAATGCATAagagaattattttttaaagttacagCTGGCTACAAAGTTTAACTGTTACTAGGTGTCATTCAGTTGTTTAACCAAATGGTTGTGCACATGGGAATTTACTTCCAGAAtggatacatttgttttaagtataaTATTACTCTATGCAATGATTAATATGGACTCTGCACCCATTTGTCCTTggtaatgcatttcatttttaatccaAGAATAACAAATGTTCATTTCAAATCATACATTTTTTCACTGTGAGATTTAATGTAGGTTTTCAGACAGTACAAAAGTCAGTAATGCGCAATGCaaaagtaatttaaattaaaataaaaaagaacatagAATAAGTTCAAACATTTTAGTTATGCTGATAaaccattgtattttttttttttataatggtcTTGAATCAAAAGAATGAAATAAGAGACGTTTTAATTTTTTCCCTTGATATGCCATACTTTCTGCTTGGTCATTAGGTTTCCTCCAACATCGCCCTTGAAGGCAATTCAAAATTGCCCCCTGCGTGCAAGAAAGAGCAGTGCAAATGGTTTAATAAAGGATAAAGATGGCTTTTTTAAATTCCCTTACCTGAACAGAAGAAGCTCAAAGAAATACGAGGACGAGGAACTCCGGGTAAGAGTCTACAGAGTTGTTGGGTCAAGTGATGCATTTTAATGCATGTTTGGGTTCACTTCTGTCTAAACTTCTAActtgtattttcttattattgAAGGTGCATTGCAATAAACCTTGTACTATCATTGTAGGAAAATACAGAGCCAGTAAGTAAAGCAGAGCCAATGGAAGTCCCTGAAAATGTGCCACAAGTGCACCGAAGAGAAATTACACAAGAGGATATAGATGATGTTTGGAGAAATATTACTCTAATACAGTAtgttgaaacacttttttttttttttaatgatagttGTTGCAGATTAACTATTggtctgtttactgtttgttttttacttttagtTTGCAGAAAACGTTGGGTCTAACCTCACTGGAAGAGGTCCTGGACCCAGCACAAGTTAACCCTCATCACATTGTGTACAACATGACTAACGTCAACAAGCATGGTGTTGTGACGTTACAGGACAAATTGGGTAAGATGacatttttgctgtttttttgatTGTATCGAACtttgaaagtgtgtttttgtaaataaatagttgcattcttttcttttctgtttcttGTAAGATACTTGCCTAGCAATGTTTCCCCAATAGGAAACTAAACTGTAATAAGAAGTTACTGCTTGGGAAGGTACTATTTAATAAACTGTGGTGTACAGTTTTGccgcaggaggatgtcccagtaaattACGAGCCCTGAAAAAAACTACTAGTAGGGTGTTCAAATGTagttttagatttaaacagaaattaGGTTTTATTAGTCAGTTTTAATCTAATTTACAGATATCTGAAACAaagttttttaaaccatttaaaaaggcCTTCTAATGCACAAAAATCAGCTAATTTAATCGGAAGTCCATCTTGGATTTACTGTGCACACTAAACTAACTTTGAGTTtcaatagtttaaaaaaacaaaagtgaatatattaaaataacataattcaatgttttaaataaattagggctgcaacaaagggtacattttgaccttcgaaggttcagaacacattgctgaaggaaggtttgaacctttgatggtactaatttgcataatttactggtgacattGCCATAGCtactttatatttgattgaaaatcctattttacaggtaatgcatataaatggaataaaacattcacatgtagtttaaaaatacattatatagaacagtattcatgtttttataatttaaataaaaatctaagttgtttatttacacgtaattaaTGCTGCttatgatatatacagtaaactTATATTGCAGCAGCACCTTATTGCGGccaattaaaagaactgcagcggacttaggcaaaacaaagcactgttccaagcaggttataaGTCATGGTCActttttactactactaaaaataaaaataacatgaacttacgcttgtcaagtgaccccggagattggatgtgcctccatgatacatcaacagtcgcttgcacagtttgcattcaactttttttttttttttttttggtcatctgggcatttaacaaaaaaaatcccgaGATGGttaatgaagaaattaaagttctgcctctggataacacaagctggaggggggGAGGTGCTCAAAAggtttcgaaattaaaattattagtgttgccatatattttgtatgtttcaaacatatattcttccatagcacttctcttacactgtcttgtacactaggtagtcggtacatattttactgaagcactacaaccgctataggtaccctcccccccccccccccccagtgctttggcataatataccctgctctAATGAATGGCAGCAGCGctatatagagttgctacgtataacaatTTGGTAGTGAAtgttaatacaacaacttttgtttacttaATATGTATTATACAATCCAAGAGACCGAATtctgcatgtgagtgacatttaacgtgtgatttatagtatacACACATTGTCAAaaagtttctgttaacagaaaaaaaagaaacaaacatacagtgcgtgaatgccgcctgacaaaccttcgaaggtttagaaCTATCTTCGAATTCGTGGCTAGCGAATAAACCTTCAAACCTTTGAACACGGccctaaaaaaatgtattagtttaattgtgctgtaacactgaggtataaaagcaataagaccctccacttTGGGCATTACCAggcaattttatttatttcactctGAAGTGTTCAATAGGAAAATGTTGTAAAAGTCAAACCTGTACTGTGTTTTCTTTAGGGGACCTCCCTCACTGGGTATTATCTGCTATGAAGTGTTTAGCAAACTGTAAGTACCGCAAGTGTCATTATAAATATTGATATTGTCATATATCCTATTCTAGCAATACCTTATCAATGAAGTTGTGTTTAGTATTAATGTTGCTCTTCTGATTTTTCTTTCTTAGGGCCAAAGTACGATACAAAGCAGCCATCTTATCCTGGCTTTGAAAGGGATGTTTTCAAAACCGTTTCAGATTATTTTCTGAATCTTCCTCAACCGCTGCTGGCATTTGAATTCTATGAACTGTTTGTGAATGTCTtgggtatgtgtgtgtattttcaaAATCTCTATAGGCCATCTTGTTCATTATGGTTATAAAATATCCATCCTCTAATCTCATCTATCCTCCTTGGTTAGATTTACTTGATATATCATTTTCTGTCATAACATCTTGGTGAATTTTTATAGCACCCCAGCAACCTCAATAGAGCTATAACCATGCAACACGCTGCCTAAcgaatgtaataaataaatccgTAAGAAATGCCACAAAacaaaatgtggtatttcttgcatccccagggggacaggttaatggttacactctggtttaCCAGCTGTACTGGGAGAGAGCTCTATTGAGATCACAAGGATGCTTTTACTTCAAAGTCGCCACTGTGATAGCTGTCATTCTAAACAACTAGAATACATTGGTTGTAACATTTCATAATAAACCAAGATGCTTTTCAACTTAACGCAAACGTTCtgaaatacatatactgtaaatgtgttaCTTTAAGATGGCAACCAGCTGACATTTTCCCTCTGCATGTGGTTTTATGACtaagcttgtttttttgtttgtttaaactaaCCATGCACGTGTGTGTGCTTTGTTTATTGTATGTACCAGCTGTTTGCAAAACTTTCCACTTAACTTGCTTTGTGTCTTCAAAACTTATTTTATCTTATTTGCTTTTCTGCTAGTTTTGTGCGGCTACATCGTGGTCCCAAAAACAAGACAAGGAAAACGTAAAAACGAGGATGATCCCTGCTGTCCTCGGCCATCAAAAACACAGAACTTAAGCAATGTTATCCCCTTCAAATCAACTGAATGTTTATTACTGAGTTTAGTCTGTAAAGATGCTTTAGAGGGCAATCAGTCCCCACAGCACGATGAAGTGTTTTCTGATGAGACAGGAACAAGGGAACGGATGCTGCAGAAGGGCTGTGCAAGGAGAATACAGCAGAACAATGTAGCTAGCAGACGAGCCAGTGATGCAATGGGAGGTAGCTGTCAAAATCTCTCCACCTTTCCCATGCCAGCTAGATTTAGGAAAAGGTGCTATTCTCTGGAAGGCATCATGgatgtttcagttgaaggtcctTCCAGAGACAATTCACAGTATCTCCTATTCCAGTCTGAAGACAACTTGGCCAGCACGAAGCCTAACGCAGATTCTATGATTGACAGTTCTTCTGATGCTGTCTCCACTGTGTCCTCTATTTCTTCATGTACTAGTGATGGATGCCATAAAGATGATTTACCATGCAGCGGTCAATCAATCACTCCTTGCATGCTGTCTCAGGGATTTCGATCTGTAACACGACCACTAATAAGCAGATCAGCCAGCATTGGCAATTATCTCGATATTGGCCAACATAATGAGAGAACCGGTAGTTGCTTTAGCATGAATGCTCCTGTGGCAGAAATAACCATGAAACCAGATTTTTCTTCCAACATTGAACTGAGGAGACCCAGTTTAACTGCCTCCAGGAAAGATGGCTGTGCTGGCTCTAAATATGCAGCTATGAACAGGCGATGTCTAAGCACCGTGGAACTTTCTAGAAACTCTTCTACCGCTGCATCATCCTTGTCCACTTTTGCACGAAGTGTCAATGCTGATGAAAGTAAGGTTTATGCATgcaatgtgttctgtttttgctttttttatttatttgaagtctgTGTTTTTGCTTTTGTGCATTGTGGTTGTTGCTTCAAAACAATATTAATGCTTTAATATAACTGAATTTTTACAATAACCTAATTTTCAcaaatacttattttaaaatatgaaagaaGACATTGGGCACAGTGAAAACCTAAAGACTTCATGAAGCAGCAGGGTTTGATTCTTAGCCATATTACACTTAACTGGGATATATAATTTTGTGCAGGTGAAATCCAATTTGAAATAtgcttgtcttttttctttttgacaaATTTTGAGTATTTTTATTTCAAGGTCTTTTGCAGCCTCAGTTGGAAAGGGTTGCAATTGAAGCACTGCAACTATGCACCCTTTTACTACCTCCAGCCAACCGGCGTAAACTCCAGCTGCTGATGCGGATGATATCTCGAATGAGCCAGAATGTAGATATGCCACGGCTTCATGATGCTATTGGAACACGAACTTTGGTGAGGGCATTGGGATCAGGAGCCACACAAACCTCAATGAGCTATTGCAAATAGGAATGTGTTTCATTGTGTTTCAATGAATAGTGATACTTTGCATGATATCATATCGTAATAGAGGTATGTATCATTTGTATCATGATTCAATACCACCAAGTGGTTCTTCAATGAAGAATAACTGTTTATAtggttggtatgaatacatactcttcCTCAATCATTTTTTGTCTTAACAAAATAGTCTGTTCATTTGAATTTCTTCCTCATACAAGTAGCctatcaggaccatcacatgtaccATGATGCATATCATATCACGACCTGCATACAgcggtacatatcgtatcacaacGTTTGCATGTTGTTGCACTGGTGTATCATTACACCCCAGATTGCAAGGCTGCACAATTTGAAGGCAGACCTGTGTAAAATGCTGTGGAAAGCTTATTCATTGAGCAGTCAGATAAAAGAGGAGGAATACCACAAATCAAGTTAGCATCTCTTCAGAGGTATTCATTTTGTAATTCATTATCTTTTGCAATAATAAATCTGACCACAAGGTGCCGCTAACTTTTCAGATGGTGCAGACATTCTCCCGTTGTGTATTATGCTGTGAAGTGGAAGTTGACCTTGATGAACTCTTGGCAACAAGGCTGGTTTCCTTCTTAATGGATCACCACCAGGAGATTCTTCAAGTACCTGTTTACCTGCAGAATGCAGTTCAGGACCATATTGACTACCTCAAGAAAGTTCAGGTAGgcattaaaagtattttcttacaGCAACCAGTCCTGGCACAGAGTATCTGAATCACAATGTATAATTCATAAACACAAATTGTTTGTACAGTAGTTTTTAATGAAGAGTGCATTTACCtaatttttttaatcataaaaatGTAGGAGTAATTCTGAGTTGAAGTAAAAAAGTGATTCGAACTGCAAGAATGTTGGCTTGTTAAATtgttcagctttttatttttctttacaagGTAGCGCCAATGCAAAAACTGCACAGCTAGTTCTGAACAAATTAACTGCAGCACATTGACACCCTAAAATGTTAAGAGTATTTTCAAAATAGTGATGCTTGTTTCAGAGCCTTAGAATcagctgttttatttaaaagaaatatgcaactctgtgttgtgtttttgtgttggtttgttttaAGATTACATATCCAGGGACAGGTGTGAGTGCCACCTTGCCAGTGTACTCCTTCTGCAGACAGATAAGCACTCAGGAATTTGAGCAACAGAAGTTATCTGCCTCCCAAGCTGCCATAGCTGATCTGCTAGAAAGCCTCCTCAAAGATAAAAATCTCTCTGTTAAGGACAAAAAGAAGAAGCTTAAGCAGGTAAGGGGAAAAAAATCACTTAATATAATTGTAATATGGTAAACTTGATTAACAATTCACCCACCCCCCTCCTAAGCATTACttgatgatttttttaaattcatttttacttCAGTCTATAAAAGTTTATATAGGAATCCAAAGTTGAGTTATCTTTTAGATGTGACTTACAGTATGGATTGGACTAATGCTGGTATAAACACTTTAAAGAATATGTTCATTTTCCCATTTATTAACCTGTACTTTACTTGTCGTCTTGATAGTTTCAGAAAGAATATCCAGAAATCTACAACAATCGTTTCCCGACCACAGAAAGTGAAGCCC
The sequence above is drawn from the Acipenser ruthenus chromosome 12, fAciRut3.2 maternal haplotype, whole genome shotgun sequence genome and encodes:
- the LOC117417486 gene encoding DEP domain-containing protein 1A-like, giving the protein MSFPESRIVTPGPYRATKLWNEVTKLFRAGMPLKKHRQHFRVYGSCFTAVSAVDWLHELLKNNSNFGPEVTRQQTVQLLRKFLKNHVIEDVKGRWGSETLEDNSQLYRFPPTSPLKAIQNCPLRARKSSANGLIKDKDGFFKFPYLNRRSSKKYEDEELRENTEPVSKAEPMEVPENVPQVHRREITQEDIDDVWRNITLIHLQKTLGLTSLEEVLDPAQVNPHHIVYNMTNVNKHGVVTLQDKLGDLPHWVLSAMKCLANWPKYDTKQPSYPGFERDVFKTVSDYFLNLPQPLLAFEFYELFVNVLVLCGYIVVPKTRQGKRKNEDDPCCPRPSKTQNLSNVIPFKSTECLLLSLVCKDALEGNQSPQHDEVFSDETGTRERMLQKGCARRIQQNNVASRRASDAMGGSCQNLSTFPMPARFRKRCYSLEGIMDVSVEGPSRDNSQYLLFQSEDNLASTKPNADSMIDSSSDAVSTVSSISSCTSDGCHKDDLPCSGQSITPCMLSQGFRSVTRPLISRSASIGNYLDIGQHNERTGSCFSMNAPVAEITMKPDFSSNIELRRPSLTASRKDGCAGSKYAAMNRRCLSTVELSRNSSTAASSLSTFARSVNADESLLQPQLERVAIEALQLCTLLLPPANRRKLQLLMRMISRMSQNVDMPRLHDAIGTRTLMVQTFSRCVLCCEVEVDLDELLATRLVSFLMDHHQEILQVPVYLQNAVQDHIDYLKKVQITYPGTGVSATLPVYSFCRQISTQEFEQQKLSASQAAIADLLESLLKDKNLSVKDKKKKLKQFQKEYPEIYNNRFPTTESEAQLFVDKPKIKPPMLIAMKKPKILGMRN